AGCTAAAGTAAAACAGTACGAGAAGCTGGATGGCAAATACCTTTTGAGTACCAGCGATGCCAGCCTGTCTGCAGAGGACGTTGCACTGGGCTATAAACAGCTCATGGAGGTTGAACGGGCCTTCCGCACCTTGAAGTCCACCCTTTCCCTGCGGCCGGTATACCATACCAAAGACGACCGGATCCGCTCACATGTACTGTTGTGCTGGCTCGCCCTACTGCTGGTACGGATAGTCGAGATGGAAACCGGGATGACCTGGCCCCGGGTGCGGGCGGAGCTGGAACGCCTGCATTTAGGAGAATTTTTGCATAAAGATGGACGTATACTACAGTATACCGAGATGACCAAAATTCAGCGTAACATATTTAATAAATTAAAAATCAACCCACCCAAAAAGATCAAATCCTTCGAAATCACCCCCTAAATTTGTAGGCACTACACCATTTCTGCGGGAAGCTGCGAGCCTTGCTATCCATGGTTTTTGAATTTTTATGAACCTACGACTGTCGAACGGGAGACAAAGTCCGGGGTAATTGATTCATATCTCCCCTCAAAAATTACCGGCAATTAAAATGGACACTGTGACATCTCTCTCCTTAAAAATTTCATTGGTTGGATGATTTTAATTTAGCCATAAAAGCAACGAGTTGATTAGCCAATAAAATCGTCAAATTCATTAAAATCGAAATCTATTTTGCCATAATCTAAGTCTCTATTTGTATCTAAGATTTCTTGAAAATTGAACCGTTCTTTTTTAGGTCTTACTTGTAACATTTCATTTATAATGTGATATCTTTCTCCGATTCTACATTCTGTAACCAACTGATTTATTATGAATTCAATATCATCGGTAAGGCTTGAAAATAGAACTAGAGTATCCTTCCACCAGGAGTTTAATAACCTTGAGATATCTATACCACGGTTTCTACATAACTCCATTGCAGCTAAATATTCCTGATATCGCAGGTGACCAAAACCAATCATTCCATCGTCAGTCATAGGCATTAGTACGTTACATGGGTCTATTAGTTCCTCAATTGCAAGTAGAATCTGTTTCTTTTCAACCTTGTCTCTCAACTTAGAAGTGATTTTCTTACTAATCGTTTCCTTATGATCGTAGCGAATACCTTTATAGTGGTATTCAAATGCTATTTTTCTTGCCACTGTCTCTAATAATTGATGTTCTGATGTTATTCTAGTCGCTTTTTTATGGATATCGTATACTCCCAGAAGCAATCTCATTCTTTCTTCATACAACCTCGTTTCAGTTTGTGGTAAAGGTATATCGTTTTCAGCCAATACACAGAAAACGGTTGTTAAAAGAGGAATTCGAACAATTTCTGAAAGCTCTTTAAATTTTTCTAAATGAGTCACCAAGTCGTCAGTTTTGTCATATGGCTTTTTTTCAAACCAAGTTTGAATAAATTTTTTTCTTTGGGTGTCTGTAAAAGGCAATAACGTAACGCTCATAAAGGGGAGTTTATCAATATAGTGTCGACTTTCACGTGAAGATACAATTAATTGAGTCTTTGGATAGGCTTCACTAAACTGATGTATAGACTCAATAAGCCAAGGAGTTTTTGTAATGACTTCATCTAAGCCATCAAATAACAATGTTGTCTTACCGTTCTCAAAGATCTCTTTTAATTCAGTATCGGTTAGATTGATGCCTAAACTTTTATAATATTGTAAAATAGCAAAAACCAACTTTTTTATTGGCGAGTCAATTGAACCTTCAATATATTTTAATTGAAATGCATAAACTACCCTAGCTAAAGGTAAGAAAAAATGATTCCCTAAACCTCCTGAATTTTCTAATTTATATTTTGTATATATTTGGAGAGTAGTTGTTTTACCTGCGCCAGCTCCTCCCAAAATGAAGATGTTATAACGTGTATCGAATATTTTTTTAATTGGGATTTGTAAACGAGCAATTTTCTCTAAATTCCCATACTGTACCTTTGGCTTGCACCCCAATGCCTTTTGAACGAATTGATTTCCTAATATCACCTCAGTTGCGTCGAAAAGCTTCAGACATTTTTTTAAAAAGATTGCAATGTCTTTTATGGATTGAGATTTGATGTTAATTTTTTTTGTTTGTTCTAAAAGCCATTTTTGTTCATTTTTCAGACTATTTGTTAAGCCTTTACCATTGATTTCGACTCTGCATGTAGGTGTTGTAACTTGCTTTTCTAATTTATCCTTTATATTTAATAAGTTAGGCATTTCATAGGAGATTTCCTTTTGGCGATTAAATATATCTGCATGTTTTTTTATTTCAAATTGTTCTATGCCTTTATCACGTATAATCTCGTTGTATTTTTTCAGATTCTTTTCAAATTCTTTTTGATTTTTATCGCGCTCTTCTGATGATAAAAATTTTTGATTGTCTCGATCTTTCCTAAAAAAATCTACTATATTTAGAAAGGACTCTACCTTATTCTTATCTTTTTTGGATAATTTAGTTCTTAAAAGGGTAAACTCTTTTAAAATTCTTTCTTCTTCAGATAAAAGATCTTCTTCAAAATTATTGGCGCTATTTTCCAATGATCTAACTTGATTTGCAATTTCAGAAATTTTCACCGAAATGTTAGCGTTTTTATTGTCCTGTTCATAAAAGAGGTTATCAATTAAAGCAACATCATCGACAATTAACCTCTCCGAAAAATTAAGTTCAATTACATTAGATATACGCTTTAAATTTTGCCATTCATCCTTATCACACTTTATAGATATTTTTTGGGGTTGGAAGGTTAAGATGGAAAAAAATTTTGTAGTTATTTTACCAATACCAAACTCCAGATCACTATAAAATGAAGCTATATCAATGTCGGAGTTATAATTTAAAGCATTTAATAGTTCTTTATTTGTTAAAGAAGAAATTGTTGCATCTACAATTAGTGAGCCTTTACCAATTATATTTTCAACCAAATGAGGTACTTTTGTTATAAGCAATTGGGTTAGCTTTGGACCATCAATAATTTTTACCCTTCGGTGGCGTAAGTTTGACAATCCTTCAAATCTACTTTCTAATGCTCTTACCTCTAATGGGAATGGAGTAATGAAGTATACTTTTTCGGGTGAGTATTTAACTCCGTCAGCGTTAGGTATTTTCTTTTCAGATGCTTGCTGTAGCTGGGTTACCACTTCAGAGAAAGAATTTTTATCAGATGCTTTCGGACTTGGCTTAAATTTTTTGACTTGTACCACTGAAACTTCTATATTATCGATTTCATCAGACTTCCAGCATAATATCTTTACCTTCTTCGTATGGTCCGCCGTGATATTCAACTTTTGTATAGCCAATAGTTTTAAATAGGGGAATCAAATAATTCTTAGTCAAATCATCTTCACGGAGTTCTTGAATGGCATTCAAGACTAAATCGTTTTTTGACAATGTTGGGGCAGGATTCATTAGTTTTGGCTTTTCCCTTCTTGCTGAGCTTGGAAACATTGAAGAATTCATTTTTGACATTAACAGGACCATATTAAAAAAAATAGGATGGTGTCAATCTTATAAGCTTATTGAAAGTACATAAAGAATTTAAGCTTGTTTGATCTATTATGAATTTCAATTAATACGTTATTAATCTGAATTTCAAAGTGGTCATGCATTGGGATGATGGTTCAAATATAAACGAGTAATTCCAAGGTCAACAATAATGGTATCTAAGAACGCCCAAGCCTTTAGTTAATTGATGTTGACTACTTATGTTATTGGTGACGATACTATTGATTTCCGACTGCTTTTTCCTTCTATAATAAAGACCTTCTTGAGTTCAAACTCTATCCTTTTCTTTGGAATAATAGTCCTGGTTGTCGTAAAACGTTCGGGGAATTCTATTTTGATTATATTCCGGGGTTTTAAGTTTGGAGCATCCGAGAAGCATCCAGATTTTGGAAAGCCTGTCCTGACCTGTAACCCGCTGCCGGATCTTAAAAAATGGAAATCTCTCTGTTCTGTCCACGGCTACCCGGATATACAATAGCTCAAGGCAGTTTATCATTACAATAAAACCGATAATTGTATTGTACCACTGATAATCCGTGAATGCCCCGGGTTCATAAAAGGGAGAAGATCGAAAGATGTAGCAGAAGGAATATAACTGAAAAACCAGGTATGCTATACCGATCGTCAACAAAAGAATTCCTAACAGCCCCTTTGCCTGATAGAACATTCGATCTCTGGATTCCAACTCGGAACAGATATTAATTCTTTCTCTTTTCGTTGGGATCTCTTTACCGTATGCCACAATCATCAACCATAACCGATAGGCCCGTTCTCTTTCCCGGAAGTACCCTCCAAAAAAGAAACTGAATATACTCGTAAGCGCAGCGGAAGAAATCAAAAAAGCGGCTGGTTTATACATCGTACCCTCCCGAAATGATATGGGATGTCTCTGGTGTTTTGCAACTTATTGAAATATAAATTGTATTTAAAGGCTACGAATACGCTTCAAAGTCAATTTGGGGCTAAGATCAGGCCTTGAGAACCTCGTCCACCTTTGATTCCAGTTCGTCCTTGTCAATGGGCTTGACGCAGTAAGCTGATGCACCCAGGGAGAGGCTTTCCCTGGCTGTTTCGATGGTGGGGTAGCCTGTGAGCATGATCACATGGATACCAGAATCCTTTTTTTTCATCTCTTCAAGTACTTCCACGCCGTTCATTTTTTTGAGCTTGATATCCAGAATGGCAAGATCCGTTCCGCCCTTGGCCACATGGGCGATGGCCTCTTCCTCTTCGGTAAAGGGGGTGACCTTGTGGCCTTTGCGTTCCAATATCCTTTTAATCAGAATACCCGCATCCTGCACATCATCCAGGACCAGTATTTCAGCCATCTTGTTCTCCTTTCGCAGGTTCTTTGTCCAGGGGCAAAAGTACCACAAATTCCGTCCCCTGGGACAGGGATTTATCTGATGGGGGAGAGTATGCCTTTATTTTCCCTTTGTGTTCTTTGATAATGCCGAAGGTAACTGAAAGGCCCAGCCCCGTTCCCTTGTCCGGCCCTTTGGTCGTGTAAAAGGGGTCAAATATTTTTTGCAGGTTCTTTTTATCAATGCCGCATCCGGTATCTGTAACAGAGATTTTCATCTGACTGCCCTGTTCCGCTTCTCCGGTGCTGACAAAAATTTTTCCATTGCTGTCAATGGCGTCAAAGGCGTTGTGGAGTAGGTTGATAAAAACCTGCTTGATCTTTTCTTTGTCCCCGTTCAAATATAGGGGACTTGGGTGAAAGCTGGGGCGTATGGTGACATGATTCAGGCTAAAGGTATGTTCCACCACCTCGATGACTTCTTCAAGGGCGGTATGAATATCAAAGTGTGAGGTCACGCTTTCGCTGGACCTGGAAAAGTTGAGCAGATCCTTGACAATTTTTGCGCAGATTTTGGTTTGTTTGACAATTGCTAACACATCCTGGTGGACCTGCCCCTCTTTCTCCACATCCTCGAGCAGCAGCTGGCCGTATCCCAGAATAATACCAAGCGGGGTGTTGATCTCATGGGCCACACCTGCGGCCAAGCGCCCAACGGACTCCATTTTCTGGGCGTGGGTGAGTTGGTCCTGGACCTCTTTGAACACGGAGATGTCCCTGCCGCTACAGACCAGCCCTATGGACTTGAGGTCTTTTCCAGGGACAGGGACTTTAACCACGTGGAGCCATTTTTTGCCCCGGGAATCTTTGATTCGATTCTCCTTAACCAAGGGGGTGCCGGACAAGAGGACCGAACGATCCTCCTCATCATAACGTTCGGCAATGGCGAAAGGAAAAAGATCCTTGTTGAACCTGCCTACGATTTGGTTCTGGGATCTGGCCAGCATGTCGCAGAAGGCCTTGTTCACTGATACATACCGTCCCTGGGCATTTTGCAGAGAGATAAAATCCGGAATTGCGTCCAAAATGGTCTGAAGCCGGGCTTTCTGATCATTGAGAATTTTTTCTGCTTTTTTTAGGTCAGATAAATTGCCCTTCAAAGACAGGGTCATGGCGTCAAAACTTTCGGCCAGACTCTGGATTTCGTCTCCTGAGCATTGTCGATATACCCGGCAGTTTTTGCAGGATTCGATCTTTTTGGCATATTCTCCTCCCACGCAGGTGGGGCACAGGGTGCCGGCCAGGTACCAGCACCTGTGATGATAGTTTTTATAGGCCGGGCATTCGGCACGGTCACAATTCATAATATCCCAGCAGTTTTTTGCAAGGGTCGGGGCGGTGTGAATGTTAAGATTGCCGCGCAAGGCCTGTTCCGATGAATCATGCAGTTTTTTGATGCTCCGAATCACCGGGTTGGCCAGCAAGGTGCCTACCAGCCCTGCCAGGAAAATGGCTAATACCATGATAATGATGGTGGAAATCAAAACCTGGTCGACCACCTCTTCTGCCCGGGTATGGGAAAGTCCTAAACGAAGGATACCCAGAAGATCCTGGTTGACGGTAATGGGAACGGCGTAGTCATAAATTTTTTGGTGGCCTGTGTCCAGAAGCTTGAGTGAAAAACCGTTGGTCCGGGAGAACGGGTTGACGGTTTTAAGTGCCACTGGAAATCCGTCTTTAAAGGTGTGGGTCAGAATACGGCCCTCGGGGTCCAGAACAAAGGTATAGAAAATATCGTTGCTCAGTCTTGTGGTTTCATCAACTAAAAGCTTCATGCGCAGGTAATCCATGGCCAGTAGCGGTTCCACCAACCCTACGGCCAGACTGGTGCCTGTGGAAATTCCCTGGTTTTTAATTTCATCCAGCACCGAGGCCTTCATGGCCTGGCTGAACCAGAAAAAGATAACCATGCCCTGGACCATGAGCAGGACAAAAAAGCCCACCAGCATTTTTCCCTTGAAACCAAGCTTCATGGGGTTAACTCCATGCCGAGGGTGTCCATCAGTTCTCTGACTGCGTGAAAATCCTCATCTCCGGCTGGAATCACTTTGAAAAAATCAGCCGCTTCCAGTATCTCCCGATGGTCCTGCTGATTAAAATCCAACGCCACCAGCGCCTTTTTTATTTTATCCAGGTTGTCGGGGGCCAGACCTTTCCGGGCTGCATATACCCATCCTGGATAGGTGCGGGTTCGGGACAATATTCGGATTTTTGACACATCAATTCTGCCGGCGACCACATCCAGAGCCCCCTCCCGTATGGTTCCGATATCGTATCGGCCGGTAAACACGGCAAGGATCACCTTCTCCTGCTTGCCCCCGGGGCCGGGGGCAAAATCGATGGCTTTAAAATCATCGGCGAAAATGTCTTGTTTGAAAAAATGCCCCAGGGGAAAAAGGTACCCGCCTGCCGATGAGGGATCCACAGCAATCCATCTTTTGCCCCTGCAGTCCTCAAGGCTTTGGATGGCCTGGTTGTTTTTCCGGGTGATGATTTGACCTCTGAAGCTGTGTTCCCCCGTGCCTTCGACAATCAGGGCAAAGGCCCTGGCCCCGTATCTTTGGGCAATTTTGACATAGATTAAAGGATTGGAAAAAGAGATGTCAATCTGCCTGTTTCCTACCATCTTCATATGCTGGTCAAAGGTATCTGGGAAGATCTGCTTGATATTCAGCCCGGTTTTTTTTCTCAAGTAGTTAATCAGGCCGTGGTGGCGGGTGTATGAGACCGTATGGGAATACTGGGGCAAGTAAGCATAGGTAATCTGATCAGGCTCTTCTGTGAAGGTC
This window of the uncultured Desulfobacter sp. genome carries:
- a CDS encoding response regulator; protein product: MAEILVLDDVQDAGILIKRILERKGHKVTPFTEEEEAIAHVAKGGTDLAILDIKLKKMNGVEVLEEMKKKDSGIHVIMLTGYPTIETARESLSLGASAYCVKPIDKDELESKVDEVLKA
- a CDS encoding ATP-binding protein, with translation MKLGFKGKMLVGFFVLLMVQGMVIFFWFSQAMKASVLDEIKNQGISTGTSLAVGLVEPLLAMDYLRMKLLVDETTRLSNDIFYTFVLDPEGRILTHTFKDGFPVALKTVNPFSRTNGFSLKLLDTGHQKIYDYAVPITVNQDLLGILRLGLSHTRAEEVVDQVLISTIIIMVLAIFLAGLVGTLLANPVIRSIKKLHDSSEQALRGNLNIHTAPTLAKNCWDIMNCDRAECPAYKNYHHRCWYLAGTLCPTCVGGEYAKKIESCKNCRVYRQCSGDEIQSLAESFDAMTLSLKGNLSDLKKAEKILNDQKARLQTILDAIPDFISLQNAQGRYVSVNKAFCDMLARSQNQIVGRFNKDLFPFAIAERYDEEDRSVLLSGTPLVKENRIKDSRGKKWLHVVKVPVPGKDLKSIGLVCSGRDISVFKEVQDQLTHAQKMESVGRLAAGVAHEINTPLGIILGYGQLLLEDVEKEGQVHQDVLAIVKQTKICAKIVKDLLNFSRSSESVTSHFDIHTALEEVIEVVEHTFSLNHVTIRPSFHPSPLYLNGDKEKIKQVFINLLHNAFDAIDSNGKIFVSTGEAEQGSQMKISVTDTGCGIDKKNLQKIFDPFYTTKGPDKGTGLGLSVTFGIIKEHKGKIKAYSPPSDKSLSQGTEFVVLLPLDKEPAKGEQDG
- a CDS encoding phosphate/phosphite/phosphonate ABC transporter substrate-binding protein — protein: MVIFRTLFTAVLLILLAGCGDDEPVVKVDLSRTEQVTFTEEPDQITYAYLPQYSHTVSYTRHHGLINYLRKKTGLNIKQIFPDTFDQHMKMVGNRQIDISFSNPLIYVKIAQRYGARAFALIVEGTGEHSFRGQIITRKNNQAIQSLEDCRGKRWIAVDPSSAGGYLFPLGHFFKQDIFADDFKAIDFAPGPGGKQEKVILAVFTGRYDIGTIREGALDVVAGRIDVSKIRILSRTRTYPGWVYAARKGLAPDNLDKIKKALVALDFNQQDHREILEAADFFKVIPAGDEDFHAVRELMDTLGMELTP